The genomic region TCTGTTCCACTTCCATTGTCTTGGATCACAAATTAATTTTACTCTGGTGCCCAAACGCGTCGATCACCCCAGCTAAGTCAGATTTGCCTACTATACTTATTACAGCGGCCAAGCTCTTAATCCCCCTTCTATGGCGACAAACCGAACCTCCTACTGTTATGAGGTGGATGGGAAAAATAGATCAGTTGTACAGGTTTGAGGAACTGGCCCATTGGGAGTCGCATACCCGTGCTAAATTCCTGAAAACATGGAGCCCCTGGGTAAACTTTAAACATCCTGCCGGATAGAGCAttacatttccccccccccccctcccccccccctcttccccttTGTCTGTCTTCTAGTCCTTTTCATTTTCGTTTGTCTTAACTTCTGTCTACTGTGTTACACTCTTTGAGGGTATATTTGTTCATCTTTGCCATGTGCAGCTTGCTGAAAGTGCCTGAAAAGATGTATTGTACTTTTGCTGTTTTTGCAGCTCCCTGTATGTGTATTGATGTAAAAGGGTTCTTGTATCAGTACATTTTTGTTTGCACATGATAtgaccaataaaaagagatttggttaagaatataactactataatactgctcctatgtacaagaatataactactataatactgctcctatatacaagaatataactactataatactgcctcctatgtacaagaatataactactataatactgctcctatgtacaagaatataactactataatactgctcctatatacaagaatataactactataatactgcctcctatatacaagaatataactactataatactgctcctatgtacaagaatataactactataatactgctgctatgtacaagaatataactactataatactgcctcttatgtacaagaatataactactataatactgctcctatgtacaagctcACTATAATACCGCCCCTCACACACAGGAGTCGGTGGTAGTTTCCCTGTACTGTACAGACCCCTCTAAGGGTAGTAAATCTATTGCTCTCCTCCTGCGGTCCTATTACCGGTGACTCACGTACTTGGAGGAACGGCGCTGAGTCATTATGAGGTCACCGGCAGAACATTACACCGCTCCACGTGTAATTAGCAGTGGCACTCCGGCTCCAGGGAATCTGGGCTGGGTTCTTTCTTCCTTTTTGGATCCGATTGCAGCAATGGGTAAAACAAATTGCAACACATTGTGCTTCCTATGAAAGCTTCTCTCACATATGCAAAGTCTTACAGTCcccaggaagctgagatatgaggAGCTGTTTGACAAGCCATCGCCCAGTAGCGAGGCTTTTTACCATCCCTAACCAAATTGTAGCCCGACCATGGGGTTAATTTTTAAGGACCACACAGGTATGGAGGGCCAAAGCAGCTGTCTCTTCAGACAGTCCCCCAGATCTCAGCTTCTGGCTGAAATATCGGGGTTATCTGCGGTCACGCGTGAGGTTTAATATCTGTTTACTAGCTCTCTGTGAACTCCTAACCCCATATTACAGGGTTTGTATGGCTCCCGCCCCCACATGAATCATATCCTAGGTGGGACTCCAACCCTGGGCGTCTCCGAACCCAGCCCTCCGCTGCTCTCCATAGAGATCCTTACTGCGGCTACAACCTGCCCATACAGACCGATCCAAAGAAGCTCTAGGCCTGAAAGACCCAATGTGACCAGCGCAGAGAAAATAATGGATTCTAAATTTTgctaaaaaattttaaaaaaaaattgaattgcaGCAAAAACAATCTCAACCCCAGAGACAGTCGGCGATGATTGCAACAGCTTAAACCACTGAAATCTGCAACCAGACGACAGGTATCCTCCCCCGTATACATGCACCCTCAGCCGAGCATGCAGGTGGTCAGCGGGGAACTTTAGACTCCACGTGCCCATTCATTCCTGAGACAGGAGGACCCACATACTAGATCAGTCCCCACCTTAATTTATCTCCCCCCCATTTATCACAGCCCAGGGGTAGGCCCTATAATCTCATTTCTGTCTACGTATGCAGTTTCTGTAATAAGCCACAGGATAGCCTCCAGCCTGATCCAGTGAGACCACCACGTCTAGAGGGGGTTTAAGACAGCAAAGTCTCGTGCTCATACTCAGTTTGTCATCATAGATCCAATATTCCAACACGAGCTCAGAACGGAGACTGAAACCGACTTACTGGCCGAGAGCAAGGATCTATAGCCCCGCTGGGCTCTTGCCAAAATACACAGGCTTTGTACCGGGTGAGTACCGACCCTTGCCGTGGTTACACGCCTCTATATACCAGTGGGTTTAAGCTGTTGCACTGCGTTCCCCACACTACAAATGAAATAGCCCAACGCCATGATGGAACCCAGAGCCCATCATTAGGTGCTGGTCCCAGTATAAATTCCATCTTACTGGTCTATAACTAGAAAAACGGAATACAGAACACATGTTAAGGGGGTATTCTGGCTATATCAAGTCACAAAGTATAACAGGTAGGTGGGAGACCTACCACTAGGACCAAAGGATGTGGGACCCataccccctgaaatgaacaccGCCGCTCTTAGATACCCAAGTGCTGTACAcaccagaactcccatagcagtgaatggagcagcTGCCTCACTACAGGGGCCACCTTCTTGCGATTGTGTGGATAGGGTGATCATGTAAAGGGttatttccatctcagacatCGGGGGCAAATCTTAGGAATATGCTCCGTGTCCAAAGTGGAAGTAACCCATTAaatgttagggatgagcgaatcatctTCAGAAATACTTATTTTCAATACTGTACTTTACATTACTGTAAAACAACATTTCCCCAAACTCATAAGTTCAGCTCATAggaaccaatacattctaatactgtatggagcgctcaccctgtacagtattcaaacaaagtattatgcgaattgacatcagatgtttcatccagagttgattcgctcatccctagttaaggtCTTCAGAATAACCCTTAAGGGGGGGCTCACAACACCTGGAACTCCTCCATACTGTAGATGCAGAGCATTGCCAAGTGGACTTGGATGAAGGGAAGGGGTCTGGAAAATTTTAGTAAGAGTGATTGGAGCAAGCTACTGTACAGATCACACCCTGGGGCTACTCACTAAGTTACTAGCGTTGAGTTTGTGTTTTAAGGTCggagtctaaagttcgggttcaggttaccGAAGAaccccgttatggattccgctaccatggaccataacagaatttagaatccataccgggatactttgataacctgaactttagacACTGAACTTAAAACACTAGTTACAACCCGTTTGCTAGGCCCGAGCAGGGATTAAGGCCTTCCCAAGTCACTTTACAAGTGAGACTCCGGGATCGGCAGTCACCAGTGTATTCTTCTCCTCCAGGCTTCAGGGACACCTTTGGCTCAACCTTTGGAGACTCCACTAGACAGCTCTACATCAGACACCCTCTGCAAGGAGAGCCAAGACAAGGAAATACGAAAAATGCTTTAATGTTGGTGTAAAGTTCTGTACAGCACGAGATGAGGAGCAGCAGAAAAAGTTAACAAACCAATAAACATGAACAGAGAAACAAAAACAGGAGTTTGATGAACAGGAGATGAGACGTTACAGCTTTGAACATAATTTACAACTGGTGGTGGGGCGCCTTAGGCAGCCTCTTCTTCGGCCTCCTCATCAAACTctccttcctcttctgctgtggcgtcCTGGTACTGCTGGTATTCTGACACCAGGTCGTTCATGTTGCTCTCAGCTTCAGTGAACTCCATCTCATCCATGCCCTCGCCGGTGTACCAATGCAAGAAGGCCTTTCTACGGAACATGGCGGTGAACTGCTCGGAGATGCGCTTGAACAGCTCCTGGATAGCGGTGCTGTTGCCAATGAAGGTGGCGGACATCTTCAGGCCTCGGGGCGGGATGTCGCAGACAGCTGTCTTGACGTTGTTGGGGATCCATTCCACGAAGTAGCTGCTGTTCTTGTTCTGCACATTCAGCATCTGCTCATCCACCTCCTTCATGGACATGCGGCCTCTGAAGACAGCGGCAACGGTCAGATAGCGGCCGTGACGTGGGTCGCAGGCAGCCATCATGTTCTTGGCATCGAACATCTGCTGTGTCAGCTCGGGGACGGTTAAGGCACGGTACTGCTGACTGCCACGGCTGGTGAGTGGGGCAAAGCCGGGCATGAAGAAGTGCAGGCGGGGGAAAGGCACCATGTTGACAGCCAGTTTACGCAGGTCAGCGTTCAGCTGGCCAGGGAAGCGCAGGCAGGTGGTGACACCACTCATGGTGGCAGATACCAGATGGTTCAGGTCACCGTAGGTGGGGGTTGTAAGTTTCAGGGTTCTGAAGCAGATGTCATACAGGGCTTCATTATCTATGCAGTAGGTTTCATCTGTGTTCTCTACAAGCTGGTGGACGGACAGGGTGGCATTGTATGGCTCTACTACAGTATCGGATACTTTGGGGGAGGGCACGACGCTGAAAGTGTTCATGATTCTGTCGGGGTATTCTTCTCTGATCTTGCTGATGAGAAGGGTACCCATACCAGAGCCAGTGCCACCACCCAGAGAGTGGGTGAGCTGGAAGCCCTGGAGACAGTCACAGCTTTCTGCTTCCTTCCTTACAACATCCAATACAGAGTCAACCAGCTCTGCTCCCTCCGTGTAGTGTCCTTTGGCCCAGTTGTTTCCAGCACCGCTCTGGCCTAAGCAAAGAGACAAGAAATCATGAGCACTTAAGTAGTCAGTCTCACATTAATCCATTATAAAATGACCCCCATATAGTCCTAGGTCCCTATGGAAAGTGTAACTGTCAGAGCCTCTCCCTTAGACTAGTTATTACCAATACTGCATTTAAAGCAAGTGAGGAGAATGCAAATCAGCCACAAGGCACCGACTACTTACCGAACACAAAGTTGTCAGGTCTGAAGATCTGTCCGAAAGGTCCAGACCGCACAGAGTCCATGGTACCGGGCTCCAAGTCCACCAGGACAGCACGGGGAACATATTTGCCACCTGCAGGTAACATCACACCATAAGTAACAGCTCAGGGATAAGACAGTAAGTAGATCTCAGGTCTGAGAGGAACCACTTACCTGTTGCCTCGTTGTAGTACACGTTGATTCTTTCCAGCTGGAGGTCGCTGTCCCCGTGGTAGGTGCCAGTTGGGTCAATTCCATGTTCGTCACTGATGACCTCCCAGAACTAGAGGAAAATACAGTGTTAGTGAAGAGATGATACCAGTAACCTACACAGTGCCCACCACAGGATCCATCACAGAGGGCTCAGAACAGTTGGAGGGGTGCATGCGCCAATCACTGTATGGGACCACCTGTCCTTGTCACTAAAACCCTCAGACTAATAACTACCCAGTATccggtgtgtggggggggggggtcacatcttATTACTGGAATACACCCTTAATAATCagccttccttaaaggggttctgcagtttttgaaacttcatcagcatctgatctgtggaggtccgacaccctatGCACGGAGGGGCTCCGGTGGAGGACCCCAAGAGTTACAGCTGTGCTCCCCCTACCCAGGGGATTAATGTCTCCACATCAATCGCAAGAACTGAGGCCCCACATcccaaaatgaatggggctgcagatCAAGGACACACACTGCTTGGCCATGTTACTGAACAGGGCCTGTCCTGGAAGGACCCTGTGACCAGGGGGATTGTCTCCTCTAAGCAGAGCAACCCTTTGCATCAAGGATTTCTATCCAGGACTCGCTCAGATGGAGAGTTTgacttaaagggatcctgtcatctggattttgtgtatagagctgaggacatgggttgctagatggccgctagcacatctgcaatacccagtccccatagctctgtgtgcttttattgtgttaaaaaaaaaacgagttgatacatatgcaaaataacctgagatgagtcagggacaggactcatctcaggttaatttgcatatgtatcaactcttgataaaagcacacagagctatggggactgggtattgcagatgtgctagtggccatctagcagcccatgtcctcagctctatacacaaaatccagatgacaggtagGGAATACTAAGCAGCCAAATCACCTGCCCTTGTAAGGTCACCGCGGGTATGACGTCACTGCCAGGGACCCTGAGCAGGTGGCACGCATCTCCTTCCCGCCAAGATCACGATTcgaatttgaaaaataaaataacctgTAACACGTGACCAGACAGGTTCTCGACTGGACACGCCCACCGCTAACCGTCCATAGCCAAGCCACGCCCAAAGGCCGCGCACCACATGACTGCCGGCAACGGAGGTGGGGGCGGGAAAAGCCGTTGAAAATGCCGCATAACCATTAGTACGCCGGCGGAGAGTGCCTGCGACATAGGAAAGCAGAACAATCCCCACAGAGCCGGGGCCTGACCCGAGTGACAAGCCTCGCAATGCGGCGTAGACACGAGACGGCGGTCGTGACAGGAAAGCCCGACAAGCCTTCGCCACAGCCGGCAGATAAAGGCTCCAGTCCCCCTCGAACACTCACCTTGGCACCGATTTGGTTACCGCACTGCCCAGCCTGCAGGTGCACGATTTCCCTCATGTTGCCGGTGTGAATAGGTCCTGATGACTCCGCTGTAAATCCCCTTGGAAGCTGAGAGAGCAACTGGCTCTAACCGCCCAGCTCAGCGCTTTTTATAGGCGGCTCCAGACGTTGTTGCGGATGGGAAGTTAGAAGCTCGGGCGCCTATTGGACGACAGAAAATGGGCGGGCTCATTCCAGAGCCAGGGATTGCCCAGGAGCCTGCCATTCAAATGCTGCTGTTAGCAGAAGCGTGATCTGATTGGCTGCCTGTCAGCTGTCATGGTCACCTTAACGCCCACCGAAAGCACGCTCCGATTGGCTCCATTCAAATGATTGACTGGCCTCCTGATTGGTCACTTGCGTGGAGAGAAGGCGGGATCTTGCGAGCGTCCTAGTAACCACCGCAATGCGCTTCGGGCGCCAAGTGCTGAGGTAGTTCGTTGCCAGGCGCTCATTCACAGACGGGTTTACGCTGACTGTAGTGCGCAGTGCCGTGACTGCTGCGTCCTCTTACGTCACCTTCTGTTTCCAAGGCGCCTTGGTTACCGACTGCTAGTAAGGAGAGGGCCGTGTGGTTTCCCGCTCCTCTGGCCTCTCTCGGTCTGTTTATCCTGGAGACCCGTCTTGTTCAGACAAGTTGTCTTCTATTACACTAAATAATGAATCAGGCAGAGACACATTCCTAAACACAAGCTGTGGCCATGGTTTCCGATGGAAGGTGTCGTCCTCTGTGGTGGATCTTTATTACCACACGTAAAAGCAGGCGTTACAATTACCACAAACGtacaattaaaaataaagttCAGAATGTATGGCCAGTGctatatttttgtataaaatatGATATGGGATGTTCCTTACAGTGGCTTCTTAAAGGAGAGGTCTACTACTATAATGGCGTGTGGCCACCAAACCATTCAACATGGCCACCGGCGCCACAGTAAGCAAACCTACTATATAGGTAGCCTCACCACAGACGTCTCCATACCTCGTGTATGGGTAGCCTCACCACAGACGTCTTTATACCTTGTGTATGGGTAGCCTCTCCACAGACGTCTTCATACCTTATGTATGGGTAGCCTCACCACAGACGTCTTCATACCTCGTGTATGGGTAGCCTCACCACAGACGTCTTCATACCTCGTGTATAGGTAGCCTCACCACAGACGTCTTCATACCTCATGTATGGGTAGCCTCACCACAGACGTCTTCATACCTCATGTATGGGTAGCCATACCACAGACGTCTTCATACCTCATGTATGGGTAGCCTCACCATAGACATCTTCATACCTCATGTATGGGTAGCCTCACCACAGACGTCTTCATACCTCGTGTATGGGTAGCCTCACCACAGATGTCTTCATACCTGATGTATGGGTAGCCTCTCCACAGACGTCTTCATACCTCATGTATGGGTAGCCTCACCATAGACATCTTCATACCTCATGTATGGGTAGCCTCACCACAGATGTCTTTATACCTCATGTATGGGTAGCCTCACCACAGACGTCTTCATACATTGTGTATGGGTAGCCTCACCACAGATGTCTTCATACCTTGGGTATGGGTAGCCCCACCACAGACGTCTTCATACCTTGGGTATGGGTAGCCCCACCACAGACGTCTTCATACATTGTGTATGGGTAGCCTCACCACAGACGTCTTCATAAATTGTGTGTGGGTAGCCTAGCCAGTCACATCACAGTCTACCTCACGCAGAGACTGAAAAGCAGTTTTCCGGACACCGCTAAAATACAGAAGGGTGGGGGCGCTATAAAAAACATACAGGGATTGAATTCCGGCAAAATTATTTTGCTTTGTAACCTTTTGAGAGTGCCACGTTTCTTCTAAACGTGGCACTCTCATGCTCCATGCTCCAATAAATATCAGTAGGTTTTTTATCAATTGCGTTTAGAAAcgcatagggggagatttatcaaaactggtgaaaaaaggaaaactggcttagtcgcccatagcaaccaatcagattccacctttcatttttcagagttcctttggaaaatgaaaggtggaatcttattggttgctatgggcgactaataagccagttttccttttttcaccagttttgataaatctccccaattcTGTTCGATTGCAATGTAGTGAACAATCGCCACAGAAAACACGTGCCCAAAAACtccttttatttaataaaagcACAAAAACTCCATAAAAACTGTATGTTACATATTAATAACGCCGGAATATAAATCTAAGCACTTTAGGGGATTTTCTCTATTATTTtgcttagttttttattttatattaaggtacttttaggaaagTGACATCTACAGAAACCTGCGTAGGACACATTTGTTATGCTAAACAAGAGCCATTGGCAACGGAACACTTAGCATTTGTCTGTCAGGTCATTTCCTAATACCTAGCAACAGTTTGCATTCCCTCCCAGTAGCCGTCCGGCTTCCGGCAGAGGTGGCAAGCGTTGACCCAGGGACAACATTagaaagaaaggaaaagtttcagtTGAAAAATAATATTACCATAAAAAatcttgaacaacccctttaagacattttCATTAAAATACATAATATGCCTgtacgtttttcttttccggcgttgagttccgtcctgggggctctataccggaaaagaactgatcaggcatatccccatgcattctgaaaggagagtaATCCATGCATtctgcatcaggacgtcttcagttcagtcgttttgactgatcaggcaataaataaaaccgcagcatgctacggttttatctccggcgaaaaaactgaagacttgcctgaatgccggatctgtcatttttccccataggaatgtattagtgccggatccggcattcaaaataccggaatgccggatccgtccttccagcctgcgcatgcgcagaccggtaaaaatgtggaaaaaaaaaatacaagacggatccattcttgcaatgcatttgtgagacggatccgcatccggaaccgtctcacaaatgctttcagtcacatcaaaatcggcggatccggcgggcagttgcgtcgccggatcacactgccgcaagtgtaaatgtagcctaagtGATACAGGTTTGCTCTTTCCACTCCGGCCAAAAGATTCCTTTCCAAAAAATCCACTTACTATTACGCCCTGGCAGACCAATTAAATAAAGTTGGAATCTGCTGATATGATTCCTTTGTACATTCATGGGGTAGCTGACGTGCCCATTACGGTACCGTATTCcagaacccttttttttttttttataaagtgaagTTCAAACCTTACCGGGTTTGTGCGGGACTTTTATAAATATGACCAGTCCTCTGATttgcgggggtccgactcctgacaacccgccgatcagcagtttgaagaggacGCCGCGCTCCAtgtgagcactgcttcctcttcattacactgcatgTCGTCTCCCTTACATTCAAGggaatggagcaagtacttgtaattacactgacgACCGGCAGTGTaaagaagaggaagcagcgctcgcatggagcaccgactcctcttcaaacagctgatcggtggggatgttGGACTCTGCCGATCACATAtcgaggacctatcctgaggataagtcattaatataaAACCACTGCACATCCCACTCAACAGACTGTCTTAAAGTGACCAAAGATATGTGTGAGGTTATGTGACTATTGCAGGCTACATTCAGCATGTGCACTAATCAGATCTGTGGGGCTCCATTCGCCTGTCTGTCTGCCCTCCCTTGGGTTGGTATTAGTCGGTGCACCTTTTTTTGCAATGTGGAGCGGTGTAGTAGATTAGGCTTTTTTATGCAAAGGTATATAGTGAAAAAACATGTACAGTGTGGACTGTGCTTATTGTGTATTATATTAGCCATTATGTGGTTGACAGCAGAAGCCTTCGGTTTCGTTCAACGATTCGACCATTTTGTGCATGTATTGGGGTCTTTTATGATTGATAGGATTCTTTTGTAGATTTCTGGGGTAGCCGAGGTGCCCATTACAGCTCCACATTATTGAGCCCTTCTTGACCCAGGGCATTAGAGTGTTATAGGCAGAGGCCATCACTTTAGTTACAGACAGTAGCGACCGTTTTCTGCATGTAAGGGTATCTGTGGTGCCACTTATTGGGTTCTTCTTTGTAGGGAAATTAAAAATCTAACCTTTTTGTCAGCGACATTACAGTATGAACCAATATGAGGCATGATAGGAGGGTTATTGTCCGATTTTAAAGAACTTTCCAggattcctatattgatgactgatccccgggataggtcatcaatgtctgatctGCCAGTCACCCATGGCGCTTCATTGAGCACCGTGGCCTCCTCACGGCTAGCCCAGCAGCACTTGAATAGTCCTGGGTTATGGCCGCGGAAGAAGCCGCAGCTTTCCCTATAGCATtaaagcctcttcaaacagctgatcggcgggggtgccgggaattggaccccctccaatcagatattggtgacctactctgaagataggccatcactatagGAATCCCAGAAAACTGCTTTAATTAGAAACATAGACGATTAAAAGACCAACTGGTCCATCTAGTCCCCCCTTATATTATTTCTTTTTAATCTTAGGATAGACGTCCGTTTATCCCAGGAATGTTCAAATTCACTTACCGTAGATTTCCCAACCACATCTGCTGGAAGTCTGTTCCAAGCTTCAACCACTCTTTCAGACTGTGCTTCTGATCTTACCCACAGCTAATATCAGATTGTGTCCCCTTGTTTTGTGTTTAGCTTTCTATTGAGAACACTTCCCTCCTGAACCTTATTTAAACCTTtaacatatttacatttttcgATCATGTCCCCCCTCTTTCCCTTCTTTCCTCAAGGCTATCAATGTTATTCCATTGGGGTAGTTGACGTGCCCATCTATCAATGTTATTCCATTGGGGTAGTTGACGTGCCCATCTATCAATGTTATTCCATTGGGGTAGTTGACGTGCCCATCTATCAATGTTATTCCATTGGGGTAGTTGACGTGCCCATCTATCAATGTTATTCCATTGGGGTAGTTGACGTGCCCATCTATCAATGTTATTCCATTGGGGTAGTTGACGTGCCCATCTATCAATGTTATTCCATTGGGGTAGTTGACGTGCCCATCTATCAATGTTATTCCATTGGGGTAGTTGACGTGCCCATCTATCAATGTTATTCCATTGGGGTAGTTGACGTGCCCATCTATCAATGTTATTCCATTGGGGTAGTTGACGTGCCCATCTATCAATGTTATTCCATTGGGGTAGTTGACGTGCCCATCTATCAATGTTATTCCATTGGGGTAGTTGACGTGCCCATCTATCAATGTTATTCCATTGGGGTAGTTGACGTGCCCATCTATCAATGTTATTCCATTGGGGTAGTTGACGTGCCCATCTATCAATGTTATTCCATTGGGGTAGTTGACGTGCCCATCTATCAATGTTATTCCATTGGGGTAGTTGACGTGCCCATCTATCAATGTTATTCCATTGGGGTAGTTGACGTGCCCATCTATCAATGTTATT from Bufo gargarizans isolate SCDJY-AF-19 chromosome 9, ASM1485885v1, whole genome shotgun sequence harbors:
- the TUBB4B gene encoding tubulin beta-4B chain: MREIVHLQAGQCGNQIGAKFWEVISDEHGIDPTGTYHGDSDLQLERINVYYNEATGGKYVPRAVLVDLEPGTMDSVRSGPFGQIFRPDNFVFGQSGAGNNWAKGHYTEGAELVDSVLDVVRKEAESCDCLQGFQLTHSLGGGTGSGMGTLLISKIREEYPDRIMNTFSVVPSPKVSDTVVEPYNATLSVHQLVENTDETYCIDNEALYDICFRTLKLTTPTYGDLNHLVSATMSGVTTCLRFPGQLNADLRKLAVNMVPFPRLHFFMPGFAPLTSRGSQQYRALTVPELTQQMFDAKNMMAACDPRHGRYLTVAAVFRGRMSMKEVDEQMLNVQNKNSSYFVEWIPNNVKTAVCDIPPRGLKMSATFIGNSTAIQELFKRISEQFTAMFRRKAFLHWYTGEGMDEMEFTEAESNMNDLVSEYQQYQDATAEEEGEFDEEAEEEAA